From the Malus domestica chromosome 17, GDT2T_hap1 genome, one window contains:
- the LOC139193475 gene encoding uncharacterized protein, translating into MPLLMLQGSISIRMILITRVGILSILESVHRILLFQLVDLSGTREDSPSSNMEEVRVVRHFLDVFPDDLPGLPPDQEVEFTIDLLPGTDHISLTPYRMAPTELRELKVQLQELVDKGFIQPSTSPLGAPVSFVKKKDRTLRLCIDYRQLNQISSEDVPKTAFMTRYGHYEFLVMPFGLTNAPASFMDFMNRQVKAERNKPFGLMQPLPVPQWKWENITIDFVYKLPRTQNGYDGSWVIVDRLTKSAHFIPMREKYSLSQLAELFVSNIVKYHGIPVSIISDRDPKFTSKFWIAFQEALDPSHGIPPQPLEINSDLPYNEEPVIILDWKDKVLRNKTVCLVKVLWRNHLGDDEVYERDVSKVVL; encoded by the exons ATGCCGCTCCTTATGCTTCAGGGCAGTATCAGTATTCGCATGATCCTTATTACTAGAGTGGGTATTCTCAGTATCCTAGAGAGTGTACACCGTATCCTTCTATTCCAGCtggtggatctcagtggtaccAGGGAAGACAGCCCTAGCAG TAATATGGAGGAAGTTCGAGTAGTCAGGCATTTTCTTGACGTATTCCctgatgatttacctggattgccgccagatCAGGAGGtggagttcactattgatttgcttccaggtacggatcatatatctttaactccatatagaatggctcctactgaattgagggaattgaaagtccagttgcaagaattagtcgataaaggttttattcagcctagtacttcacccttGGGAGCTCCAGTTTCGTTTGTAAAGAAGAAAGATAGGACTTTGAGgctatgtattgattataggcaattaaatcag ATCAGCAGCGAGGATGTCCCTAAGACTGCTTTCATGACtcgttatggtcattatgagtttctagTGATGCCATTCGGATTAACGAATGCACCAGCATCTTTCATGGATTTTatgaatcga CAAGTCAAAGCTGAAAGAAATAAGCcttttggattgatgcagccacttcccgttccgcaatggaaatgggaaaatattactatagattttgtgtacaagcttcctcgtacacagaATGGTTACGATGGtagttgggtgatagttgatcggcttactaaatcagcacattttattcctATGAGGGAGAAGTATTCTTTAAGCCAATTAGCTGAATTATTTGTGTCGAATATCGTGAAGTACCATGGGATTCCAGTTAGTATTATCTCGGATCGTGATCCTaaatttacttctaagttctggatagcgttccaggaagctcttg ATCCTTCTCATGGAatacctcctcaacctttggaaattaattcaGATTTGCCTTATAATGAGGAGCCAGTGattattttggattggaaagataaggttctgAGAAATAAGACAGTGTGCTTAGTGAAGGTTTTGTGGAGAAACCACCTGGGAGACGACGAAGTGTATGAAAGAGATGTATCCaaggttgttttatga